One window from the genome of Bacillus kexueae encodes:
- a CDS encoding short-chain fatty acid transporter, with translation MKKLVQFSNHFMQRYLPDPYIIVIFLTVLVFALGIGLTGNTAYDMMVFWGDGFWNLLAFTMQMALVLITGHVLANSPFFKKLLQRMAMIAKSPGQAIILVTVVSLVASWINWGFGIVIGALFSKEVAKVVRKVDFRLLIASAYSGFLIWHGGFSGSIPLTIATEGHFSVDAIGIIPTSETIFSSYNLAIVVAIFIVLPLLNRLMLPPLDERVTIDPKVLDIPPSLEAATIEEPLTPAEKLQHLPIISYTIGLFGLSYVVYYFATNGFSINLNIVNFLFLFLGILFHQTPKRFLQAVQDAVKNTSSIIIQFPFYAGIMGMMVSSGLAVKLSEQMIAVASPFTLPLVTFLSAGLVNIFVPSGGGQWAVQAPIVIEAAKALDVSIAKVAMSVAWGDAWTNLIQPFWALPVLAIVGLKAKDIMGYCFIMLLVTGFVISIGLLFIP, from the coding sequence ATGAAGAAACTGGTTCAATTTTCCAATCATTTTATGCAAAGGTATTTGCCTGATCCGTACATTATCGTTATTTTTTTAACGGTACTGGTTTTTGCACTCGGCATTGGATTAACAGGGAATACCGCTTATGACATGATGGTATTTTGGGGAGATGGATTTTGGAATTTACTCGCATTTACAATGCAAATGGCCTTAGTATTAATTACAGGACACGTATTAGCAAACAGTCCGTTCTTTAAGAAGCTTTTACAACGAATGGCGATGATTGCGAAATCTCCTGGCCAAGCAATTATTCTCGTGACCGTCGTATCTCTAGTGGCAAGCTGGATTAACTGGGGATTTGGAATTGTTATCGGTGCCCTATTTTCAAAGGAAGTGGCAAAGGTCGTACGGAAAGTCGACTTTCGCCTTTTAATCGCAAGTGCTTATAGCGGCTTTTTAATTTGGCACGGTGGCTTTTCTGGTTCAATCCCTTTAACGATTGCGACTGAAGGTCATTTTTCCGTTGATGCTATCGGTATTATACCGACGAGTGAAACCATTTTCTCCAGCTACAATCTCGCTATTGTTGTAGCTATATTTATTGTGCTACCGTTATTAAATCGATTAATGCTACCACCTTTAGATGAACGCGTGACGATTGATCCAAAGGTGCTTGATATTCCCCCTTCATTAGAAGCCGCAACAATAGAGGAACCTTTAACACCTGCAGAAAAACTCCAGCACCTACCCATCATTTCTTATACCATTGGATTATTTGGCCTTTCTTATGTTGTGTATTATTTTGCTACAAACGGATTTTCAATCAATTTAAATATCGTTAATTTTCTCTTTTTATTTTTAGGAATTTTATTTCATCAAACCCCGAAGCGTTTTTTACAGGCCGTTCAAGATGCGGTCAAAAATACGAGCAGCATTATTATTCAATTCCCGTTTTATGCCGGCATTATGGGCATGATGGTCTCTTCGGGTCTAGCCGTCAAACTTAGTGAACAGATGATCGCCGTTGCATCACCGTTTACCTTGCCACTCGTTACCTTTTTAAGCGCCGGACTTGTAAATATTTTTGTTCCTTCTGGAGGCGGACAATGGGCCGTACAAGCACCTATCGTGATTGAAGCCGCCAAAGCGCTTGATGTATCCATCGCAAAAGTGGCGATGTCAGTAGCATGGGGCGATGCTTGGACGAACTTAATACAACCGTTTTGGGCACTACCAGTCTTAGCAATCGTCGGCTTAAAAGCGAAAGATATTATGGGCTATTGTTTCATCATGTTACTCGTAACCGGCTTTGTAATCTCTATTGGCCTGTTATTCATTCCATAA
- a CDS encoding heavy metal translocating P-type ATPase, which translates to MNTKINVESKYRGNQPSAFQLNWSEHGELIAAIISGILILMAWGFQTNDLSNVSTPLYILAFLIGGYAKAKEGIEETIEERKLNVELLMVFAAIGSAIIGYWAEGAILIFIFAVSGALETYTSKKSERELSSLMAMQPESATRMRNGVEEVVHVSELRTDDLIMIKPGERVPADGIIERGKTSIDESAITGESIPVEKDEQAEVFAGTVNLNGAITARVTKENKDSLFQKILDLVQSAQSQKSPSQQFIERFESTYVNGVILMVLLLMFVPHFALGWSWEETFYRAMVFMVVASPCALVASIMPATLSAISNGAKNGLLFKGGVHLERLNTVKVIAFDKTGTLTKGKPVVTESLFASDIEKDVLLKAVYAMEKQSNHPLAKAITTYIRQEHPSIREEWIHVTEQSGFGVSAVVDQTEWKIGKKEFVGQDEANLFYPNEVSKFQEEGKTIVYVQNEGRVVGLFALKDVLRDEVVETIRALRKEGIQTVMLTGDSEATARAIAEEAGIEKYYSECLPEDKVEKIKELKKQLGTVAMIGDGINDAPALATANVGIAMGEGTDAALETAEVVLMKNDLTKVQKAIQLSRKMNRIVKQNIVFSLSVIALLICSNFLQLIDLPYGVIGHEGSTILVILNGLRLLKSE; encoded by the coding sequence GTGAATACGAAAATAAACGTTGAAAGCAAATACCGAGGAAATCAACCATCTGCATTTCAACTTAATTGGTCAGAGCATGGGGAATTGATAGCGGCAATCATATCTGGAATCTTAATTTTGATGGCGTGGGGATTTCAAACGAATGACCTTTCAAACGTTTCCACTCCACTTTATATCCTTGCGTTTCTCATCGGTGGCTATGCGAAAGCAAAAGAAGGAATCGAAGAAACGATAGAAGAGCGGAAGTTGAACGTGGAACTTTTGATGGTGTTTGCAGCGATTGGCTCAGCCATCATTGGCTATTGGGCAGAAGGAGCGATTTTAATTTTCATATTTGCAGTAAGCGGTGCTTTAGAGACGTACACTTCGAAAAAAAGTGAGCGTGAGCTTTCGAGTCTAATGGCTATGCAGCCAGAGTCGGCAACGCGTATGCGAAATGGTGTAGAGGAAGTCGTGCATGTGTCGGAACTCCGAACGGATGATTTAATTATGATTAAGCCAGGAGAACGTGTGCCAGCAGATGGAATAATCGAAAGAGGGAAAACGAGTATAGACGAATCGGCGATAACAGGTGAATCTATTCCCGTTGAAAAGGATGAACAAGCTGAAGTCTTTGCAGGTACGGTCAATTTAAATGGAGCGATAACAGCACGTGTTACGAAAGAAAATAAAGATTCATTGTTTCAAAAAATACTAGACTTAGTTCAATCTGCACAATCACAAAAATCACCATCTCAGCAGTTTATCGAACGGTTTGAAAGCACATATGTCAATGGCGTCATCCTAATGGTCCTTCTTTTAATGTTTGTACCACACTTTGCTCTCGGGTGGTCGTGGGAGGAAACATTTTATCGCGCAATGGTATTTATGGTAGTAGCTTCTCCGTGTGCGCTCGTGGCAAGTATTATGCCAGCTACCTTATCTGCCATTTCAAACGGTGCAAAAAATGGCTTGCTTTTTAAAGGCGGCGTACATTTAGAACGATTAAACACGGTGAAGGTCATTGCGTTTGATAAAACGGGAACACTTACAAAAGGAAAACCGGTTGTAACAGAGTCGTTATTTGCTTCCGATATCGAAAAAGATGTTCTGTTAAAAGCGGTCTATGCAATGGAAAAACAATCGAATCATCCATTAGCTAAAGCAATTACCACGTATATTCGTCAAGAGCACCCATCAATAAGAGAAGAATGGATTCATGTAACAGAACAATCCGGATTTGGTGTTTCGGCTGTTGTCGATCAAACGGAGTGGAAGATTGGAAAAAAAGAATTCGTAGGACAGGATGAAGCCAACCTTTTTTACCCGAATGAGGTATCAAAATTTCAAGAAGAAGGTAAAACGATCGTATACGTTCAAAATGAAGGGCGAGTTGTCGGTTTATTTGCGTTAAAAGATGTCCTTCGAGATGAAGTAGTAGAAACGATTCGTGCGTTACGTAAAGAGGGTATACAAACGGTTATGCTCACCGGTGATAGTGAAGCGACGGCTAGAGCGATTGCCGAAGAAGCAGGAATTGAAAAGTACTATAGTGAATGTTTACCAGAAGATAAGGTAGAAAAAATAAAAGAATTAAAAAAACAATTAGGAACGGTAGCGATGATTGGAGACGGAATTAACGATGCTCCAGCTTTAGCTACAGCGAATGTCGGAATTGCGATGGGAGAAGGAACGGATGCAGCGTTGGAAACAGCTGAAGTCGTTCTCATGAAAAATGACTTAACGAAAGTTCAGAAGGCGATTCAATTGTCGAGAAAAATGAATCGAATTGTGAAGCAAAATATCGTGTTTTCCTTGTCCGTTATCGCTCTTTTAATTTGTTCCAACTTCCTTCAACTCATTGATTTGCCATATGGGGTCATCGGACATGAAGGTAGCACCATTTTAGTTATTTTAAATGGGCTAAGATTACTAAAATCAGAATAG
- a CDS encoding TlpA family protein disulfide reductase: MRRKWSVGSFILLAGVLFFYLFHAHSNASSPLTIGEEAPNFTLQNQDGEKIKLADLRGKTVVLNFWTTWCPPCQEELPEIKQFATEVNESEVVVIGINLTSEEQSDEAVIEFIRRNDLDYMNLLDSKGIVGDLYQIVVIPTTFILDADGKIQEKVVGPVTKKQLQSMIR, translated from the coding sequence ATGCGGAGGAAATGGAGTGTCGGTAGTTTTATTTTGTTAGCTGGAGTTCTGTTTTTTTATCTTTTTCATGCTCATAGTAACGCGTCAAGTCCATTAACAATCGGGGAGGAAGCTCCGAATTTTACGCTCCAAAATCAAGATGGGGAAAAGATTAAGTTAGCAGATTTGCGCGGAAAAACCGTTGTGTTGAATTTTTGGACAACGTGGTGTCCACCGTGTCAAGAGGAGTTGCCAGAGATCAAGCAATTTGCGACAGAAGTGAATGAGTCGGAAGTGGTGGTAATCGGGATTAATTTAACGAGTGAAGAACAAAGTGATGAAGCTGTGATTGAATTTATTAGACGAAACGATCTCGATTATATGAATCTTTTGGATTCAAAAGGAATTGTGGGAGACTTGTATCAAATTGTGGTAATTCCGACTACGTTTATTTTAGATGCAGATGGGAAAATACAGGAGAAAGTTGTTGGACCTGTTACGAAAAAACAGTTGCAATCCATGATTCGCTAA
- a CDS encoding polysaccharide biosynthesis protein: MKTFLTGTMFLVIAAFIGECFEFVINMMLARELGEEGMGHYMSILPVMFFIVVLASFELPISISKYVAEKKPSLHGPMLAYALKLASTISIIFLLVTWVVLPRLPFFQSYHPSILWLFLILIPLISFSSIARGYFMGTNQMGKIAFANGFRKFVQLGLLVVLFQLLNFHDELALLAALSAFIGSEVIIVIYLLSAYFLQTKQLMVIAEKEESKAHIRNQLFHISVPTTILRIFHSLTHAVQPFLIKAALINAGLSASEATAQFGLLTGVAMTIGFFPAFIAHSLLIAMIPSVSKAYVNHDEVLLKKLLQQSMFITFLYGIPAVIIMFSLGETITSLFFHLSSASYYLKMLWPYFFFHFLIIPLQAYLIGLSLVKDALFHTIWSHAIAFSVIFLLGSMQDWQMNGVIIGLNVGGVLQFLLHYLTICKKIKVSAFTLTKRIAS, encoded by the coding sequence ATGAAAACTTTTCTGACTGGAACGATGTTTTTAGTAATCGCTGCATTTATCGGTGAATGCTTTGAGTTTGTTATAAATATGATGTTAGCACGGGAGCTAGGGGAGGAAGGGATGGGCCATTACATGTCCATACTTCCGGTCATGTTTTTTATCGTCGTGTTAGCAAGCTTTGAACTGCCGATATCAATTTCGAAATACGTCGCTGAGAAAAAGCCTTCACTACATGGGCCGATGTTAGCCTATGCGTTGAAGCTTGCGAGTACCATATCCATCATTTTTCTTCTCGTAACATGGGTGGTATTACCTCGACTTCCGTTCTTTCAGTCGTACCATCCTTCCATATTGTGGCTATTTCTCATTTTAATCCCGTTAATATCCTTTTCGTCGATTGCAAGAGGGTATTTCATGGGAACAAATCAAATGGGGAAAATCGCATTTGCCAACGGTTTTCGTAAGTTCGTTCAATTAGGGCTGTTAGTCGTATTATTTCAACTCTTGAACTTTCATGATGAGCTTGCTTTATTAGCAGCCTTAAGTGCATTTATCGGTAGTGAAGTCATTATCGTCATCTATTTACTGAGTGCGTACTTTCTTCAAACAAAGCAATTGATGGTTATCGCGGAAAAGGAAGAAAGTAAGGCCCACATTCGGAACCAGCTTTTTCACATTTCCGTTCCGACGACGATTTTACGAATATTTCATTCGTTAACCCATGCCGTTCAACCGTTTCTGATAAAAGCGGCACTTATAAATGCGGGGCTATCCGCTTCTGAAGCAACGGCACAATTTGGTTTGTTAACAGGGGTTGCTATGACAATCGGTTTCTTCCCAGCGTTTATCGCTCATTCACTTTTAATTGCAATGATTCCATCAGTATCAAAAGCGTATGTCAACCATGACGAGGTTCTGTTAAAAAAGTTGCTACAGCAGTCGATGTTCATTACGTTTTTATACGGAATCCCTGCTGTTATAATCATGTTTAGCCTTGGTGAGACCATTACATCGCTATTTTTCCATTTATCTTCGGCAAGCTATTATTTGAAAATGCTGTGGCCGTACTTTTTCTTTCATTTTTTAATCATTCCACTTCAAGCGTATTTAATCGGATTAAGTTTAGTAAAGGATGCGCTTTTTCATACGATATGGTCTCACGCTATCGCATTTAGTGTCATCTTTCTGTTAGGGTCGATGCAAGATTGGCAGATGAACGGTGTCATTATCGGTTTAAATGTCGGAGGAGTACTCCAATTTTTGCTTCATTACTTGACAATTTGTAAAAAAATAAAGGTTTCGGCTTTCACATTAACAAAGCGAATCGCTTCATAA
- a CDS encoding Ger(x)C family spore germination protein: MRRPKMIIIFALMLFLGGCIQKEILDEVNLITVMGYDKGENGGIIGTVVVPQYSKDQPIDNKILKVEGDLSRDIMSQLQKESPDPLVYGKLQFVLYQRAVAEQGIQPLIDSIERDASVGSRLILAVSNDNVFELLSNNYGQLGNAVYLSNLVRQNMNLRDIPENNLHLFLYSLYTDGRDPVMPIMEQNGQDNIRITGVALFQKDRMVGEIENKQMPFLKLLMGESVKGTHPKDLENNEIASIESIKSKRKMTYVKEKPAIEIELTIKGHVREYSKGKITPKDIKKLESAMEKEIEKESSVLIEQFKELEVDPVGFGEFIKSRSRGEKKSDWTKEYLQTEINVKADVTIIETGVVE; this comes from the coding sequence ATGAGACGGCCTAAAATGATTATTATCTTCGCATTGATGTTGTTTCTTGGGGGATGTATTCAAAAGGAGATATTGGATGAGGTAAATCTTATTACGGTTATGGGATATGACAAAGGCGAAAATGGGGGCATTATCGGCACGGTCGTCGTACCACAATATAGCAAAGATCAGCCAATTGATAACAAAATTTTAAAGGTAGAGGGGGATTTAAGTCGTGATATTATGTCGCAATTGCAAAAAGAATCCCCAGATCCACTCGTATATGGAAAGCTTCAATTTGTCCTTTATCAACGCGCCGTGGCCGAACAAGGAATTCAGCCGCTCATTGATTCAATTGAGCGTGATGCAAGTGTCGGCTCTCGCCTAATTTTAGCCGTTAGTAATGATAATGTTTTTGAGCTGCTTTCTAATAATTACGGACAGCTAGGAAATGCCGTTTATCTTTCGAACTTAGTTCGCCAAAACATGAATTTACGAGACATTCCTGAAAACAATCTACATCTTTTCTTATATTCATTGTACACCGATGGACGAGACCCAGTAATGCCAATTATGGAACAAAATGGTCAAGACAATATTCGAATAACAGGTGTGGCGTTGTTTCAAAAAGATCGGATGGTCGGAGAAATTGAAAATAAACAAATGCCGTTTCTTAAATTATTAATGGGTGAATCTGTGAAAGGTACACACCCAAAAGATCTTGAAAATAATGAAATAGCTTCCATCGAAAGTATAAAGTCAAAGCGTAAAATGACCTATGTGAAAGAGAAACCGGCAATTGAAATTGAGTTAACGATCAAAGGGCACGTAAGGGAATATTCGAAAGGAAAAATCACACCAAAAGATATTAAGAAGTTAGAGAGTGCGATGGAAAAAGAGATTGAAAAAGAAAGCAGTGTCCTCATAGAGCAGTTTAAAGAGCTAGAGGTCGATCCGGTCGGTTTTGGGGAATTTATAAAAAGTCGCTCAAGAGGCGAAAAAAAATCAGACTGGACGAAAGAGTATTTACAGACGGAAATAAACGTCAAAGCAGACGTAACAATTATTGAAACTGGCGTCGTCGAATAG
- a CDS encoding GerAB/ArcD/ProY family transporter → MGKISERHKISYFLVFFLIHSTQFGVGVLGFQRVVVQATGNDSWLPVLLAGGYVHILLWMIYKILKNSDGSLYTLHKSLFGKWIGSAFNLIWMAYFFIVGVMVLRTYIEVIEVWMFADLNKWIYSALIIILVSYIIMGGFRVVTGIAFLGSFLPLFLVVTFIIFPLEFAHVNNLMPAFSHSPKEVFEGVQKMTLTVLGFEVLLIFYPFIKNPEKSKKWAHFAILFTTILYFVIMLISILYFTEEELMRNTWATLTMWKIVEIPFVERFEYIGIANWGFVILPNICIALWCVNRGIKETFHLSYRKGVAIVLVLMFFLVNMLEGRNNVNQLNELLGQTGYYLMNFYIPFLFVVTWIREKMNQRRQRNETA, encoded by the coding sequence GTGGGGAAAATTAGTGAACGCCATAAAATATCGTATTTTCTCGTGTTTTTTCTCATTCATAGCACGCAATTTGGAGTAGGTGTCCTTGGATTTCAGCGCGTTGTAGTTCAAGCAACGGGCAATGATTCATGGCTGCCTGTTTTATTAGCTGGTGGGTATGTTCACATTCTTTTATGGATGATTTATAAGATCTTGAAAAATTCTGATGGTAGTCTTTATACCCTGCATAAAAGCTTGTTCGGTAAATGGATCGGGAGTGCCTTTAATCTCATCTGGATGGCTTACTTCTTTATCGTAGGGGTGATGGTGCTTCGGACATATATTGAAGTAATTGAAGTATGGATGTTTGCCGATTTGAATAAATGGATTTATTCTGCTTTAATCATCATCTTAGTCTCCTATATCATTATGGGAGGATTTCGTGTCGTAACGGGCATCGCCTTTTTAGGTAGCTTTTTACCGCTATTTTTAGTTGTCACGTTTATCATCTTTCCGCTTGAGTTCGCCCATGTGAATAACTTAATGCCAGCTTTTTCTCATTCGCCGAAAGAAGTATTTGAAGGTGTACAAAAAATGACTTTAACCGTACTCGGATTTGAAGTGCTACTTATCTTTTATCCATTTATCAAAAATCCAGAGAAGTCAAAAAAGTGGGCGCATTTTGCGATTCTTTTTACGACGATTTTATATTTCGTCATTATGCTCATTTCCATTTTGTATTTCACAGAAGAAGAATTAATGCGCAATACGTGGGCGACGCTCACGATGTGGAAAATCGTTGAAATTCCATTTGTGGAGCGGTTTGAATACATTGGGATTGCCAATTGGGGTTTCGTCATTTTGCCGAATATATGCATTGCCCTATGGTGCGTCAATCGAGGAATAAAAGAAACGTTTCATCTTTCATATCGTAAAGGAGTTGCAATTGTGCTAGTTCTTATGTTTTTCCTCGTCAATATGCTTGAAGGAAGGAATAACGTAAACCAATTAAATGAACTTCTTGGGCAAACAGGTTACTATTTGATGAACTTTTACATTCCCTTCCTATTTGTAGTCACATGGATTCGCGAAAAGATGAATCAAAGGAGACAGCGAAATGAGACGGCCTAA
- a CDS encoding spore germination protein — MGEMYKQNWQKKDTVANMFAVFRQSADFTQFDGKSINETKYWMSYFRTLVDVSILHETILRPVHTKEWTSLEELKQIIPIEDCVITIDIDVMKEKILEGYVMVSLSEYGSPALLIQSKINKAREVTLPEVEFTVVGPKEAFVESIHSNINLIRKRVPIEELRIRSLRLGKISKTTVSIAYIEGIADEENVNTVWQRINDIDIDQINDSSYVTQMISDNHNSPFPQLLDTERPDRVAAILAEGKIAVLVDGSPHVLIAPTTLVEFFSSFEDYFSNWLLASFFRLIRLFAVAFSIFATPIYVATMNYHYELIPSDMLNTLITSRREVPLTPLLEALFLELTIELLREAGARLPTKVGQTIGIVGGIVIGTASVEAGLTSNILLIIVALAALASFTTPVYKMGNAIRLIRFPFLLFAEFFGLIGIVLCFSYFTAHLLRLTSLGRPFLEPVYPPRVHDLKDAVIRFPFSMMTKRPQALRTESPNRMDPNDTKQNKDVDE, encoded by the coding sequence ATGGGCGAAATGTATAAACAAAATTGGCAAAAGAAAGATACCGTTGCCAATATGTTTGCGGTTTTTCGACAATCCGCTGACTTTACCCAATTTGACGGAAAATCAATTAACGAGACGAAATATTGGATGTCGTATTTCCGTACACTCGTCGATGTTAGTATTTTGCACGAAACGATTTTACGTCCGGTGCATACCAAAGAGTGGACATCATTAGAAGAACTGAAACAAATTATCCCGATTGAAGACTGTGTAATAACGATCGATATCGACGTAATGAAGGAGAAGATATTAGAAGGATACGTCATGGTGTCGCTCAGTGAATATGGCTCACCAGCCTTGCTAATACAGTCGAAAATCAATAAAGCAAGGGAAGTAACCTTACCAGAGGTAGAATTCACTGTCGTAGGTCCAAAAGAGGCATTCGTCGAGTCCATTCACTCCAATATAAACTTAATTCGAAAACGGGTTCCGATTGAAGAACTACGAATTCGTTCACTTAGATTAGGGAAGATCTCCAAGACGACCGTTTCCATTGCCTATATCGAGGGAATTGCCGATGAGGAGAATGTCAATACTGTATGGCAGCGAATTAATGATATTGATATCGATCAAATCAATGATAGCTCATATGTGACACAAATGATTTCGGACAATCATAACTCACCGTTTCCACAATTGCTCGATACGGAAAGGCCGGACCGTGTCGCGGCGATTTTAGCGGAGGGGAAAATTGCGGTATTAGTCGATGGCTCACCACATGTCTTAATTGCCCCGACGACTCTCGTTGAATTTTTCTCGTCCTTTGAAGACTATTTTTCGAACTGGCTACTCGCTTCATTCTTCCGCCTAATTCGACTTTTTGCGGTTGCATTTTCCATCTTTGCTACGCCGATTTATGTGGCGACGATGAATTATCATTATGAACTCATTCCGTCCGATATGTTAAACACGCTCATAACGTCAAGGCGTGAAGTGCCGCTTACGCCGTTATTGGAGGCGTTATTTTTAGAGTTAACGATTGAATTGCTAAGGGAAGCAGGGGCTCGGCTGCCGACTAAAGTCGGTCAGACGATCGGGATTGTCGGCGGGATTGTGATTGGAACCGCATCAGTAGAAGCGGGGTTAACGAGTAATATTTTACTTATTATCGTTGCATTAGCGGCTCTTGCTTCCTTCACAACACCCGTTTATAAAATGGGTAATGCGATCCGGCTAATCCGCTTTCCTTTTTTGCTCTTTGCGGAGTTTTTCGGTCTAATCGGGATTGTTTTATGCTTTAGTTATTTTACCGCACATCTACTCCGGCTAACATCGCTCGGTCGGCCGTTTTTAGAGCCGGTTTATCCACCGCGAGTTCATGATTTAAAAGATGCCGTCATACGATTTCCGTTTTCGATGATGACGAAACGACCGCAAGCGCTGCGGACGGAAAGTCCGAATCGAATGGATCCAAATGATACGAAACAAAACAAAGATGTCGATGAATAA
- a CDS encoding sigma-70 family RNA polymerase sigma factor, with product MRKGISLQDNDFNTLVEKYKGMIYHIMNKLRINDRDGEFFHIGMIALWKASVNFEVEKGEFSPFVYSYIQGELLTELKRRGKFSNRHALYEEVRTIECVSEEQEIVDEIFVHSLAESLPTPQGEWLKKKVFEGKTTTMIAEELGATVPQVKGWRRRAITKLKRLLQQEKRESDNA from the coding sequence TTGAGAAAGGGTATTAGTTTGCAAGACAATGATTTCAACACGTTAGTTGAAAAGTATAAAGGAATGATTTATCACATCATGAACAAGCTGCGAATCAATGATCGCGATGGTGAATTTTTTCATATTGGGATGATTGCACTTTGGAAGGCGTCCGTGAATTTTGAAGTGGAGAAAGGAGAATTCTCACCTTTTGTCTACTCGTACATTCAAGGGGAATTGTTAACGGAGCTTAAACGAAGAGGAAAATTTTCAAACCGACATGCACTTTATGAAGAGGTAAGAACGATTGAGTGCGTAAGTGAAGAACAAGAGATTGTGGATGAAATTTTTGTTCATTCACTTGCAGAAAGCTTACCCACCCCACAAGGTGAATGGTTAAAGAAGAAGGTGTTTGAAGGAAAAACGACCACCATGATTGCGGAGGAGTTAGGTGCGACTGTCCCTCAAGTGAAGGGATGGAGAAGAAGAGCCATTACGAAATTGAAGAGGTTGCTGCAACAAGAAAAAAGGGAGAGTGACAACGCATGA
- a CDS encoding abortive phage infection protein, which yields MEESLIHEILDQLKNGERSEFTVTKEQFMPFRNVLVKREDFKHFRGNAQHGGTITYTYLKEPRS from the coding sequence ATGGAAGAATCACTTATTCATGAAATTTTAGATCAGTTAAAGAATGGGGAGCGTTCAGAATTTACTGTGACGAAGGAGCAGTTTATGCCTTTTCGCAACGTGCTAGTGAAACGAGAGGATTTTAAGCATTTTCGTGGGAATGCCCAGCACGGTGGAACCATTACATATACGTATTTAAAAGAACCTAGAAGCTAG
- a CDS encoding YkvS family protein, with protein sequence MKIAQIGNVIEFKDGLKGVVEKVNENSVIVDLTYMDNYRELELEHKTVVNHKNYTIIAEHE encoded by the coding sequence ATGAAAATTGCTCAAATTGGAAATGTAATCGAATTCAAAGACGGCCTTAAAGGTGTCGTCGAGAAAGTCAATGAAAATTCAGTCATCGTCGATCTTACTTACATGGACAACTATCGTGAATTAGAGTTAGAACATAAAACTGTTGTGAACCATAAAAATTATACCATTATCGCTGAACATGAATAA
- the queF gene encoding preQ(1) synthase, producing the protein MAGRKDEELQGVTLLGNQGTNYLFEYSPDILEAFDNKHPNRDYFVKFNCPEFTSLCPKTGQPDFATIYISYIPDKKMVESKSLKLYLFSFRNHGDFHEDCMNIIMNDLIELMDPRYIEVWGKFTPRGGISIDPYVNYGKPGTKYEKMAEYRLMNHDMYPETIDNR; encoded by the coding sequence ATGGCAGGAAGAAAAGATGAAGAACTACAAGGTGTAACCCTATTAGGAAATCAGGGGACGAACTACTTATTTGAATACTCACCCGATATTTTAGAAGCATTTGATAACAAGCATCCAAATCGTGACTATTTTGTAAAGTTCAATTGTCCAGAGTTTACATCTCTTTGTCCGAAAACAGGTCAACCAGACTTTGCAACGATTTACATTAGCTACATTCCGGATAAAAAAATGGTTGAAAGTAAATCGTTAAAGCTCTATTTATTTAGCTTCCGTAACCACGGGGACTTTCATGAAGATTGCATGAATATTATTATGAATGATTTAATTGAGTTAATGGACCCGCGCTATATTGAAGTGTGGGGCAAATTCACACCACGTGGCGGCATTTCGATTGATCCGTATGTCAACTACGGGAAACCAGGAACGAAATATGAGAAAATGGCGGAATACCGCTTAATGAATCACGACATGTATCCGGAAACGATTGATAATCGTTAA